The proteins below are encoded in one region of Paenacidovorax monticola:
- the fabZ gene encoding 3-hydroxyacyl-ACP dehydratase FabZ, translating into MMDIHAILKQLPHRYPFLLVDKVIELESNTRIRAIKNVTFNEPYFTGHFPGRPVMPGVLILEALAQAAGLLAFDAMGKVPDENNIYYFVGIDGARFKRPVEPGDQLLLEITIDRVRGGIWKFKGVASVGGEVACEAELMCTMRSVG; encoded by the coding sequence ATGATGGATATTCACGCAATTCTCAAGCAACTGCCCCACCGCTACCCCTTCCTGCTGGTGGACAAGGTGATCGAGCTTGAGAGCAACACGCGCATCAGGGCGATCAAGAACGTCACGTTCAACGAGCCCTACTTCACGGGCCATTTCCCGGGGCGTCCCGTCATGCCGGGCGTGTTGATCCTGGAGGCCCTGGCCCAGGCGGCTGGCCTGCTGGCGTTCGATGCGATGGGCAAGGTGCCCGACGAGAACAACATCTACTACTTCGTCGGCATCGACGGTGCGCGCTTCAAGCGGCCCGTGGAGCCGGGCGACCAGCTCCTGCTCGAGATCACGATCGACCGCGTGCGCGGCGGCATCTGGAAGTTCAAGGGCGTCGCCAGCGTGGGCGGCGAAGTGGCCTGCGAGGCCGAGCTCATGTGCACCATGCGCAGCGTGGGCTGA
- the lpxD gene encoding UDP-3-O-(3-hydroxymyristoyl)glucosamine N-acyltransferase, whose translation MSLLLGQIVDALGGTLEGGAREVEISRIAPLESAGPGDLSFLSNPRYQQQLAASKAACVIVAPALRDAAVARGACIVADNPYVYFARATQLWKQRHAPAMPVGVHPSAVVDPSAEVDPTATIGPLCVVERGACIGAGTVLKSRVTVGENCQVGARCILHAGVVIGADGFGFAPESGAWVKIEQLGAVRIGDDVEIGANTCIDRGALEDTVIEEGVKLDNLIQIGHNVRVGRHAAMAGCVGVAGSATIGAHCTVGGGAIVLGHLALADNVHISAATVVTRSLTQPGLYTGMFPIDENAKWEKNAATLKQLHGLRERIKALEQALKAAQENGTR comes from the coding sequence GTGAGTTTGCTGCTGGGGCAGATCGTTGATGCGCTGGGCGGCACGCTCGAAGGTGGTGCGCGGGAGGTCGAGATCTCCCGCATCGCTCCGCTCGAGTCTGCCGGCCCGGGGGACCTGAGTTTTCTCAGCAACCCCCGCTATCAACAGCAACTGGCCGCCTCCAAGGCGGCCTGTGTCATTGTGGCGCCGGCCCTGCGCGATGCGGCCGTCGCGCGGGGGGCCTGCATCGTGGCGGACAACCCCTATGTCTACTTCGCGCGGGCCACGCAGCTGTGGAAGCAGCGCCACGCGCCCGCCATGCCCGTGGGCGTGCACCCGAGTGCCGTGGTGGACCCATCGGCCGAGGTGGACCCCACCGCGACCATCGGTCCGCTGTGCGTGGTGGAGCGCGGCGCGTGCATTGGTGCGGGCACGGTGCTCAAGTCCCGCGTGACGGTGGGCGAGAACTGCCAGGTGGGCGCGCGCTGCATCCTGCATGCGGGCGTGGTGATCGGTGCCGACGGCTTCGGGTTCGCGCCCGAGAGCGGCGCCTGGGTCAAGATCGAGCAACTGGGTGCCGTGCGCATCGGCGACGACGTGGAGATCGGCGCCAACACCTGCATCGACCGGGGCGCATTGGAGGACACGGTGATCGAGGAGGGCGTCAAGCTCGACAACCTCATCCAGATCGGCCACAACGTGCGTGTCGGCCGCCATGCGGCCATGGCCGGCTGTGTGGGCGTGGCGGGCAGCGCCACCATCGGCGCGCACTGCACGGTGGGGGGCGGCGCGATCGTGCTGGGCCATCTGGCGCTGGCCGATAACGTGCACATTTCCGCAGCCACGGTGGTCACTCGCTCGCTGACCCAGCCTGGCTTGTACACTGGCATGTTCCCCATCGACGAGAATGCGAAATGGGAAAAGAACGCTGCGACACTCAAGCAACTGCATGGCCTGCGTGAGCGCATCAAGGCGCTGGAACAGGCGTTGAAAGCAGCACAAGAAAACGGAACTCGATGA
- a CDS encoding OmpH family outer membrane protein, with translation MKSLSRHFTLAVLLGSMAFAVQAQEFKAGFVNTDRLFREANTAKAAQAKLEQEFSKREKELVDQGNSLKAASEKFEREAPTMAESQRNTRQRQLVEQDRDFQRKRREFQEDLNSRKNEELAQVLDRANKVVKQVAEAEKYDVILQEAVYINPKYDITDKVLKALNAATK, from the coding sequence ATGAAATCCCTTTCCCGTCATTTCACCCTGGCCGTCCTGCTGGGTTCCATGGCGTTTGCCGTGCAAGCTCAGGAGTTCAAGGCCGGTTTCGTCAATACCGACCGTCTCTTCCGCGAAGCCAACACCGCCAAGGCGGCGCAGGCCAAGCTGGAGCAGGAGTTCTCCAAGCGCGAGAAGGAACTGGTGGACCAAGGCAACAGCCTGAAGGCCGCGTCCGAGAAGTTCGAGCGTGAAGCCCCCACCATGGCCGAAAGCCAGCGCAATACGCGCCAGCGCCAGCTCGTGGAACAGGACCGCGACTTCCAGCGCAAGCGCCGCGAATTCCAGGAAGACCTGAACTCGCGCAAGAACGAAGAGCTGGCCCAGGTGCTCGATCGTGCCAACAAGGTGGTCAAGCAGGTCGCTGAGGCCGAGAAGTACGACGTGATCCTGCAAGAGGCCGTCTACATCAACCCCAAGTACGACATCACCGACAAGGTGCTGAAGGCGCTGAACGCCGCCACCAAGTAA